A part of Flavobacteriaceae bacterium GSB9 genomic DNA contains:
- a CDS encoding inorganic phosphate transporter: MEHIYLYMLIAIAILAVVDLVVGVSNDAINFLNSAIGSKAISLRTIMIVASLGIFIGAVFSSGLMEVARKGIFVPAQFSFHEIMLIFMAVMITDILLLDFFNTIGLPTSTTVSIVFNLLGAAVIMALIKISASDSQTFADLGSYINTEKALEIISGILLSVVIAFSVGAFVQWISRYIFTFHYDEKIKNFGAIFGGLALTAILYFIFMKGLKGTPYYDDLKGYIEGNELYIIIGGFVLFTLFSFAFQKITKKSILLVVIAVGTFGLALAFSGNDLVNFIGVPMAAYHSYEAWLGSGTVATEFSMGILGKKMPAEPFLLFISGGIMVVTLWFSKKAKTVAETEISLSRQSDTHEKFKPNMLSRSIVKATSGISDALRYIIPKSMQSNIDSSFQKPNTAVMTKDQSMDAPAFDMIRASVNLMVAGVLISIATAMKLPLSTTYVTFMVAMGTSLADRAWGAESAVYRVAGVLNVIGGWFGTAFGAFIASGTVVFLINWEPQVMTPILLLVTAFLLIRNFLSHKKKSAESKSEDRLKTAESSSVQGVIHESAANIANVVKRGNKIYSNAIKGLAKQDLSSLKKNKKQIDKLSLEVDNLRDNIFYFIKNLDESSVGASDFYISILGYLQDMTQSLEYISKVSYKHVNNNHKKLKFNQIKELKEIDDAVEKLFNDTKVAFDSSSFEQIGDILNSKKELFHLLSEKIQKQIERTRKEESSPKNTTLYFGLLSETKDLLVATMNLLEEYHNSHDASVKPATIEVAESISENGTLKKELEEE; this comes from the coding sequence ATGGAACACATTTATTTATACATGCTCATAGCTATTGCTATTCTGGCTGTGGTTGACCTTGTTGTTGGTGTTAGTAATGATGCCATTAACTTTCTCAACTCTGCAATAGGATCTAAAGCTATTTCGTTGCGAACAATCATGATTGTTGCCAGTTTGGGTATTTTTATTGGTGCCGTTTTTTCTAGCGGCCTTATGGAAGTTGCCCGAAAAGGCATTTTTGTGCCGGCACAGTTTAGCTTTCATGAAATCATGCTCATTTTTATGGCAGTTATGATTACAGACATATTATTACTCGATTTTTTTAATACGATAGGCTTACCTACATCAACAACGGTTTCTATTGTATTTAACTTATTGGGAGCTGCTGTTATTATGGCCTTGATAAAAATTAGCGCTTCAGATTCCCAAACTTTTGCCGACCTAGGAAGCTATATTAACACCGAAAAAGCGCTTGAGATTATTAGCGGCATCCTATTATCGGTCGTCATAGCCTTTAGTGTGGGGGCCTTTGTTCAGTGGATTTCGCGCTACATTTTCACTTTTCATTACGATGAAAAAATTAAAAATTTTGGTGCTATTTTTGGTGGTTTGGCATTAACGGCCATCCTTTACTTTATCTTCATGAAAGGCCTAAAAGGAACACCTTATTATGATGATCTTAAAGGCTACATTGAAGGCAATGAACTTTACATAATTATTGGCGGTTTTGTGCTGTTTACATTGTTTTCGTTTGCGTTTCAAAAAATCACAAAAAAGAGTATTTTATTAGTTGTTATTGCTGTTGGAACATTTGGATTGGCATTGGCCTTTTCAGGTAACGATTTAGTTAACTTTATCGGTGTTCCTATGGCTGCATACCATAGTTACGAAGCTTGGTTAGGCTCTGGAACAGTTGCTACCGAATTCAGCATGGGCATACTTGGGAAAAAGATGCCTGCCGAACCGTTTTTACTCTTCATTTCTGGAGGCATAATGGTGGTAACACTTTGGTTTTCTAAAAAAGCTAAAACAGTGGCCGAAACCGAAATTAGCCTATCACGCCAAAGCGATACACATGAAAAATTCAAACCCAATATGCTTTCACGAAGTATCGTAAAAGCAACTTCTGGAATATCGGATGCTTTAAGATATATCATCCCTAAATCCATGCAATCTAATATAGACTCCAGTTTTCAAAAGCCTAATACGGCAGTGATGACTAAAGACCAAAGCATGGATGCCCCAGCTTTTGATATGATTAGAGCTTCTGTGAATTTAATGGTTGCCGGTGTTTTAATTTCAATTGCCACAGCCATGAAACTCCCCCTTTCAACTACCTACGTAACCTTTATGGTTGCTATGGGTACATCGCTTGCTGATAGAGCTTGGGGAGCAGAAAGTGCAGTATATAGAGTTGCTGGTGTATTAAACGTAATTGGAGGCTGGTTTGGAACCGCTTTCGGAGCTTTTATTGCCTCTGGGACTGTCGTATTTTTGATTAATTGGGAACCACAGGTAATGACGCCGATACTATTGTTAGTAACCGCATTTTTACTCATAAGAAACTTCTTGTCGCACAAAAAGAAATCAGCTGAAAGTAAAAGTGAAGACCGTCTTAAAACTGCCGAGAGCAGCTCTGTTCAAGGCGTTATTCATGAAAGTGCAGCCAATATTGCTAATGTGGTTAAAAGAGGTAATAAAATATACTCTAATGCCATAAAAGGACTGGCTAAACAAGATTTGTCTTCATTAAAAAAGAATAAAAAACAAATCGACAAGCTATCGCTAGAAGTCGACAACTTAAGAGACAATATTTTTTATTTTATAAAAAACCTAGACGAATCTAGTGTTGGTGCCAGCGATTTTTACATTAGTATTTTAGGTTATTTACAGGACATGACACAATCTTTAGAATATATTTCAAAAGTAAGCTACAAGCATGTAAACAACAACCACAAAAAACTTAAATTTAACCAAATAAAAGAGTTGAAAGAGATTGATGATGCCGTTGAAAAACTATTCAATGACACTAAGGTGGCGTTCGATTCTAGTTCATTTGAACAGATTGGAGATATTTTGAACAGTAAAAAAGAATTGTTCCACTTGTTATCTGAAAAAATCCAAAAGCAGATTGAACGTACCAGAAAAGAAGAATCGAGCCCTAAAAACACCACCCTGTATTTTGGCTTACTATCTGAAACAAAAGATTTATTAGTAGCAACTATGAATCTATTGGAAGAATACCACAATTCTCATGATGCTTCGGTTAAACCAGCAACAATAGAGGTTGCAGAATCTATTTCCGAAAATGGTACATTAAAAAAAGAATTGGAAGAAGAGTAG
- a CDS encoding OprO/OprP family phosphate-selective porin, which translates to MKLKISIALALSLVFTTHSQEISDTSFGKGLINFVAKDSSFSVKFAPRFQVRSISSWDHNGNNYNSPEHNFIVRRARLKFDGFAYSPKLKYKIELGLSNRDISGANQFNRNTPRYILDAVIMWNFAKNFELWAGQTKLPGNVERVVSSANLQLIDRSLLNSRFNIDRDLGIQLRHKSYLGSSFLMREKLSISQGEGRNVTEGNEGGLQYTGRLELLPFGTFKSKGDYTGSDLKREELPKIMLGFTYNYNQDAVRERGFAGDYMTRTDGSLYETDQTTFFADAMFKYNGFSFMGEYAKRKADDEIATEADSTTPTGDIVLTGNALNLQAGYLFKSNYEIAARFTTLDYESVTEALPTKQYTFGVNKFIVGHKLKVQSDLSYTTLDGNEDNITFRLGFDLHF; encoded by the coding sequence ATGAAACTAAAAATCAGTATTGCACTGGCTTTAAGTCTAGTGTTTACAACGCATTCACAAGAAATCAGCGATACGTCTTTTGGAAAAGGATTAATTAATTTTGTTGCAAAAGACAGTTCGTTTAGCGTAAAATTCGCTCCACGCTTTCAGGTACGATCTATTTCATCTTGGGATCACAACGGAAATAACTACAATAGCCCAGAACATAATTTCATTGTGCGCCGTGCACGTTTAAAGTTTGATGGGTTCGCCTACAGTCCCAAGTTAAAATACAAAATAGAGCTAGGGCTTTCAAACAGAGATATTTCGGGAGCCAACCAATTTAACAGGAACACACCCCGCTACATTTTAGATGCAGTTATTATGTGGAATTTTGCCAAAAATTTCGAATTATGGGCCGGACAAACAAAACTACCTGGTAACGTAGAGCGCGTGGTGTCATCCGCAAACTTACAGCTTATAGACCGTTCGCTATTGAATAGCCGTTTTAATATTGATCGCGATTTAGGTATTCAATTACGCCATAAATCTTATTTGGGGAGCAGCTTTTTAATGCGTGAAAAATTATCGATTTCACAAGGTGAAGGCCGAAATGTTACCGAAGGCAATGAAGGTGGCTTACAATACACAGGACGGTTGGAGTTATTACCTTTCGGTACGTTTAAGTCGAAAGGGGATTACACAGGTTCTGATCTAAAACGTGAAGAACTTCCAAAAATAATGCTTGGATTCACTTACAACTACAACCAAGATGCCGTTAGGGAAAGAGGTTTTGCCGGTGATTACATGACTAGAACAGATGGTTCCCTTTACGAAACCGACCAAACTACCTTTTTTGCAGATGCCATGTTTAAGTACAACGGATTTTCATTTATGGGCGAATACGCTAAACGTAAAGCCGACGATGAAATTGCAACAGAAGCAGATAGCACAACACCAACGGGAGATATCGTTCTAACCGGTAACGCTTTAAATTTACAAGCAGGTTATTTATTTAAAAGCAACTACGAAATTGCTGCACGTTTTACCACTTTAGATTACGAATCCGTTACTGAGGCCCTACCCACAAAACAATACACTTTTGGTGTTAATAAGTTTATTGTTGGACATAAACTAAAAGTACAAAGTGACCTCAGTTATACTACTCTCGATGGAAATGAAGATAATATAACATTTAGGCTAGGCTTCGACCTGCATTTTTAA
- a CDS encoding nicotinic acid mononucleotide adenyltransferase, which produces MKKFILFFAFLITVVSFAQQKRDLKFNKETNLIEVVYYHDNGVVSQTGFYTTDGKLQGEWLSFNAEGKKTISGNYDNGKKVGKWFYYTNETVKEVDYNENVIASLKETSTDNQDGL; this is translated from the coding sequence ATGAAGAAGTTTATCTTATTTTTTGCCTTTTTAATTACTGTGGTGTCTTTTGCTCAGCAAAAGAGAGATTTAAAGTTTAATAAAGAAACCAACTTAATAGAGGTTGTTTATTATCATGACAATGGAGTGGTTAGCCAAACGGGCTTTTACACTACAGATGGTAAACTACAAGGCGAGTGGTTAAGCTTTAACGCAGAAGGCAAAAAAACAATTTCTGGTAATTATGATAATGGTAAAAAAGTCGGCAAATGGTTTTATTACACTAATGAAACCGTAAAAGAAGTAGATTACAATGAAAATGTTATTGCAAGCCTAAAGGAAACCAGTACTGATAATCAGGATGGTTTGTAA